The following is a genomic window from Cygnus atratus isolate AKBS03 ecotype Queensland, Australia unplaced genomic scaffold, CAtr_DNAZoo_HiC_assembly HiC_scaffold_56, whole genome shotgun sequence.
GCACGGGGAGCGTGGGTTTGGAGCTGCTCTGGCTCAGTGGGACCCAGGCGTACAGGGCTGTGGGTCCCTGAGCCAAAAGCTGCCCCCTTGCCCCCTCGCCCCCTCCTGAGCCCTCccgggagggaaggaggcagcagaggtGACGTGTCTGAGCAGCGGCTGCCTCGACGCAGGCTCTGGTAGCGGCAGTCCTGGGGAGGAGCAGAACCGGCTCCCCTCTTCCCCGCGGCACCTCTCCTTCAAACGGGAGAGGATCCAGGGCAAACCTGCCCTACACGCTGCTCCGGCCGGGAGGGCTGCGGGAGCCGCTCCCTCCTGGGGGGCCGCACCCACGGGCGCTGCAGCGTGGGCCGCCTCGCCTCGGGGCAGCGTGCTTACGGGCTGGGGCGAGGAGCCTCCgcaccctgccagcagccctgggcacgGCTGCGTCCCAGCGGGACCGCACGCTCCACGGCTGGCAGCCAGATGTGCGGGGCCACAGCTGCGCTCCTGGGCTGGAAAAAGCAGAGGCGGCTGCACTGTGCTCTTCCAGGCCAGCTGAGCGCCCCAGGGACAGACTGCTAGGTCACCGAGCAGAGCCGTGGCGCTGCGTGCCAGCAGGCTGTCCTTGTGCTCCAGCTCCCGATCTCAGCCCGGggccctgtgccctgctggctTTGCCCCTGCCCCAGACACGGGGTGCTGGAAGGGGGCACGGGCCGTGCTGGGGCTCCCCCTGCGCTCCTGGTGCTTCCCCCTCTGCGTCCAGGGCAGGGCTCGGCCCTGTCCCAGCGGTCACTGTCCCCCTGGTCCTTGTCCGTATCCCAGTCCctctctctgctggctgctgttccCAGGGCCCTGCGGGGCAGGGGGGCCCCATGTgcgggggggctctgcccgggGCAGGCCCCGTCctcagcaggcagggaaggagcttCCCGCAGCTCCCGGATCCGGCTCGGCCCCGCAGGAGCTTCCTGCAGCTCCCGACAGCAGCAGGGTCCGGCACGGCCCTGGGaaaggcagccccagcccctgctgctgtgtgGGGGCGAGAGCCACGCTGCGGGCAGGGGGCCTGCTGCCCCCGCACCGCTTTGCCCCCAGCTGTGAGCCACAGCCCCTGGCCCCCATCGTGCCCCTTTCCCAGCACCTCTGAGCCCAGGCACTGCAACCCCCTGCTGTATCCCCCCGCTCATGCTGTACCCCCAtctgctgcccccccccggctaCGGGTAAGGACTCCAcgccctgccctgtccccccagccccactgcactGTACCTCACCCACAATAAATGCACCTGAACCGAGCCCCCCCGTGTCGCTCCTTGCTGTGGGACCCTGCCGAGCAGGAGTCGGAGCCCCGTCCCGTTACAAAAGGCTTTATTAAAGGTTAAAACAGTCGGCGCGGCGAAGCGCGGCGCCCCACTCACAGTGGTTGGGAAGGCGTAGGTACAAAGAGCCCTTGAGGTGGGCGCAGGCGCCCGGGAGGTTGTGCTGGGTCGGGGCGAGCGGAGTAGAAAAGTGTACAAAGGGTTGTGCAGCGCAGGGACACCGGGACGGGGACGTCGGCCCCACCGGGACGTGTCCAAGGCACAGAGATGACCGGGGTGAGCCGGGACGCCCTCCAcgggcaggggcagctcctGTGGCACGTGCAGCCCCCGCGGCCCCTCTGCCCTCCCGCCCCGTGTCCCGCTCACAGCTTGGCCCCCACCTCtgctgaggcagaggaaggggggaaaatACAGCACCAGAGAGCCCGGCCGGGGAGCCCCAGCCCGGGGAGCCAGCACCCTCCCGCGGGCcctggcaggggagggggccggcagagcccccagccccacaatACTGCTCGGTCAGAGGTAGCACCAGCGCcggccggggtgggggggccctGCCCGGCTTGGCACGCCGCCGCCCCAGGGAAAGGCACCACGAGGCGgcggtggcgggggggggatTCGGGCCGTAAACCagagcggcggcggcagcgagCGCCTGTAAACCAGCCTGGGGACGGGGGTGTAAACAGGCAGCGGCCCCCAGGGCCCGCagcggccgcagccccggggcggggggggtggagAGGGGAGCCCCCCGCCCAGCACCGCACGGCCTGTGCCAGCCGGGGCGCGGCCgtgccccctgccccgggggtGCGTCATGGCCGTGCCCCTCGCTTCAGGAGACGTGGGGCGAGGGGCGCCAGAAGCACCACTTGCTGCGGGTGTGCTGCTTGCGCTGCAGCTGCTCCTCGCGCTCCCGCTCCTTCTTGGAGCGCAGGTACAGGTCCTCCTCCTTCAGGTACCACACCGGCGGCCAGCGGTGCCGCTCAAAGTGGGCCTGGTTCTCTGCGGGGACGGCGGCGCGTCACGGCACAGCCGGCCCCGGCACGGCTGGGGCCAACCCTGCCCGGCCCCCGGCAGCCTACCTGGGGACATGAACTTCATCTCCCGGGGGAAGCGGCGGCAGACGCTGTTGTAGTTGGTGCAGATGTAGTGCAGGCACCAGGCGGCCAGCTGCCGGGCGTTGTGGAACTGCAggcaggggtggggggagccagggctggggattCACAGCCCGGAGCCCACCCCGGGGCTTCGTGTCCCAGAGCAGCCCCCACCCTGTGCCCCCCATCCCCGCGTACCTGCGTCATCTCCAGGTAGATGATCACCTGCTCGTCGATCTCCACCTGCTGCATGAAGGCTCGGAGCAGCTCGTCCACGGCGTACTGCTctgggggcagggagaggggccGTGAGCGCTGGGGGACGCGGGGCAGCCATACGCACCAGGGACGCGATGTGCCCGGCCCGGCGCTGGGGTTACGCCGGGCTCGTCCGGCTCTTACATAAGGACCCTGCTAATGACACCCCGGGGCCGCATCGATccccggccccgcagctccGTAATCGTATTGGCAGCTGACGTCAGcgcgggcaccgggggggctcACCTGTGAGCGCCTGCAGCCGGGGCAGGCAGAGGCGGTTGGTGAGGATGAGGAGCTCCATGGCGTCCAGGTCGGGCGTGGGGGTGAAGACGCCGGTGTAGAGGAAGTCGAGGACGGCGCGCAGGCAGGCGCAGTTGGTGCCCGGCAGGGAGACCTGCGGGACAGGGGCTTGGGGGCTGCTCTCTGGCCGCGGGGTGGGTGCTGCAGCAAGGACAGACCCTGCCCCGCCACCGGCATCGCCTGCCCCCGCCGCAGCCGGGGCTGAGCACGGGGACGCCATGGGCGCAGCTGGGCCCCACGTGCCCCGTGCCAGCACAGCCGCAGCCCCACGACAGCCGATCCTCCCGGGGCCTGGAGGTCACCCCCACTGCCATCCCCGCGCCCTCACCTCGGCAGCGTAGCTCTCCCGGAAAGCCCCCCGGAACATGGCCATCATCCAGTCGCAGCCAGCAATCAGCAGGGGCTTGTGCGCCGGCACAGTCCCGTCATCCACGCGGAAAACCACGTCTGGGGCGGCACAGGGACAGGTTCAGCACGGGGCAGGCACCCCTTGGCCACCCCCGTCCCACGCCACGGCTGGTGCCAAGACACCAGCCCCCCATACTGCggccagcccagcacagggacCGCAGCACAGCCACACAGGTGCTGGGGATGGCGCTGGGAGGGGACGAGGGCTCTGGGAGCACAGCCCAGCGTGGCCCCGGTGGAGGGGGAGCGCTCAGGGTGGCTGGGAGCCCGGGTCCATGCACAGCCCAGCGGGAGCCAAATGACCCagatggaggggagggagcccGTGTGATGTCCCCGGCAGGGCACCGCCACCCCTCGCCCCCTGTACCTGCGAAGACCCCCTTCCCCAGGCACTCCTTGATGCGGTTGGCACGGCGGACGTGGAAGGCCTTGGTGATCTCCTGGTTCATGAAGCTCTCCTTGTTGAGCACGTTGGCCACCATCATGCGCAGGTCGAAGACCTCCAGCAGCTCGGCGATGGTGGCCACCTGCATGAGGTCCCCGCGGGCCTGGTCCAGCCGCCCGGTGTAGAGGTACTCCAGCACGGCGCGGAAGGGCTCCGCCTGCACCAGCCGGTCCATGCACACCACCGTCATCCGCTTCTCCCGCCCTGCCACCGGGTCCGCCACCAGCTCCCAGCGCATGCTGACGAAGCCGCGGCCCCATGCCGAGAGGTCGCGGGCGCCAGGCACCGCGCCgtcccccgccgccggccgcagGGCATCGTCGCTCTGCGAGGTCCGCAGCGGGGCGCGCGCCCCCTCGCCCAgcgccccccgctccccgtcCAGGCTGCGGGCGCGGGCGGCCGGCTCCTTGGCCGCCCCCCGTGGCCCCTCCAGGGTGAAGAGGTCGTAGAACTTGGAGCAGGAGGTGGCCAGGTAGACGCGGTGGGCGAAGACCTGCTGGCCGCCCTGCAGCTGGAAGACGACGTCGGCGCAGAGCGGGGTGCAGAACAGGGCGGCGGGGCCCCAGCCGCAGCTGGCCGGCGGGTCGGGGATGTGGATGACGGGCGGCGGGGGCTtggggggcaggaagggggcCTGCAGCAGCGGCCGCTGCATCTTCTTCAGGTGGGACTTCCAGAACTGCAGGTGCCGGCGGGAGATGAGGGCGGCCCGGATGGCGTTGTCGAAGACGTCCTTGATGCCGAACTGGGCCACCACGCTGGTTTCGTAGTAGGGCACGCCCAGCTCCTTGGCCACCTCGTGGCCCCGCTCCGGGGGCAGGATGTCCGTGGGCTTGATGGGCCTGGGGGTGCAGAGCGGGGCCGTGTCACCGCGTGGGGGTCCCAGCCCCCGACCCCctacccacccacccacccaccgGGCACAGCCTCACTTGGCCAGGGGGCGCCGGGCGCGGTTGACGGCCTCCAGGTCAGCGTAGCGCAGGTCCAGCTGGCAGCCCACCAGGATGATGGGCGTCCGCGGGCAGAAGTGTTTGATCTCGGGGTACCACATGGTCTTCACGTGGCGCAGGGAGTTGGGGTTGGCCAGCGAGAAGCAGAGCACGACCACATCCGACCTGTGgcgaggaagaggaagaggaggaggaggaggaggaggaagggggtcagcacagccctgccccagcacaacCCGCAGGCACCACGTGCACCAGCGGCTGCAGGGAGATGCCCACCAACAGCAGCCAGGACAGGGCCAGAGCGGGCGCAGGGGACCCGAGCTGCGTCCCGTGCCCAGTGTGGGGCCGGGCCCCTGTGGGAAGGGACCAGGGTGGCTAGGAGCAGCCGCGTGGCCGCCAGGCCGGGTTTGTTTTTAGTCCGTGCCTTCTGAGACGTGACCAGGAGCCGTGTTTGGAGCTGGGCCCATGCCGGGGACCAAGATAGACGCCGTCCTCCCGCCCCCCGGGCCCCCGGCCAGCATGGGAACCGCAGCTCAGCCAGCACCCGCTGCCCCGCGGGGAAGGGGACAGCAGGGTGGTGGCGCTGGGTGCGCTCTGGGCACCCCAGGCTGTGTCCCCTCGCCCAAGGGTGCCCCCATTCCCACCGGGTGTCCCTGCCCCCCAGCCACACGGGGGGGCAATCAGAGCATGCCAAGCCAAGCTGGCGCGGTGTGGCGGGGCGATAAGAGCCTGGACGTGCCAGAGGCCACGGGGAAGGGGTTGTTTACAGCCCAGTCACTTAGCACGGGGGGGCACAGAGGGGCGGGGGCTGTCACCCGCTCGGCCACAGCCACAGTCACGGCCACGGGGCATCTCCCGGTGCCAGGACGGGCTCAGCCGCACGGCACCGGGGCTCAGTGAGTGCTCTCGGCCACGGCCGGGGACCCCCGGGTCCTGCCCCGACACACCAGGGCCGTGCAGCCCCGGGTGCGGCGGGGCCCCGTGTGTCCCAAACaccccccggagccccccggtgGTGCCGCTGCCCGCCGGGGACACCGCGAGCACCCAGAGCTGCCCCCGGCGCCGGTGCCTGCCCGGGCCCTGGGGTCACGGTGCCCCCGGGGCTGCAACCGGACACCGgacgggggggggagggggagggggggtgtcAGACCTCTCCCGCCCCCCCCGAGTCCCGCCCGGCCGCGGGTGGTGCCCGGGGGTCCCTCGGGCtcggcgccccccgcccgccgccgggctcGGTTccggggccgtgccccccccgcgccgcccccaCCTGCCGTAGGCGAAGCGCCGGTCCTTGTGGTGGTCCCCGAAGGTGTCCCAGAGCCGCAGCGACACGCTCACCTCGTCCACCACGTCCCGGGAGCGCTCCAGCACCTGCGGGGCCGGCGGTCAGGGGCTCCCCGCGGTCCGGGGGGGCCCCCCCCGGTGACggggggctccccccggggccggggccgcccccgcccggCGCCCCCCCCGCACCTCCTGGCAGACGCGGTACTGGTCGATGGCCCACACGGTGGGCACGTGCGTGGCCAGCAGCTGGTACTGGCTGAGCGTGGCGTTGCAGGCGCGGGCGCAGATGAGGCGCGTCTTGCCCACGGCGTTGTCGCCCACCACCACGCACTTGATGGTCTCGACGTTGGGCCGCTCGTAGTCCACGTCCAGGTCCATGGGGCCCCGCTCAgcgccgcgccccgcgccgccccccgcccatcccgcgccgccgccgcagccgccgccgccgccgccgcccgggcccGTTaccccgcccgccccgccccgccccgccccgccccgcagccaatccgcgcccgccccgccgcgccgagccccgccccgccggccacgccccgcgcccgccgccaacccgcgcccgccccgccccgcccggccacgccccctcgccccccccgccgccaatccgcgcccgccccgccgcggccccgcccgcGCGCGGACAAAGGAgcgccgccagggggcgccgcGCCCACGTGACCGCCCCCCTGCCCCCGCTCTCCTCGCGGCCGGCGGCGCCACGCCCCCGGTGGGCGGGGTCACGTATGAAGCCACGCCCCCGCGTGGGCCGGTCACGCGGGAAGCCCCGCCCCTGCGCCACGCCCACCCGCCGAGCGTCGACGGGGGGGACGGCGGAGACACCGGGAGCGGCGGGGGCACGGAGCGACAGCGGGGCCGCGAGGGGCACCGGCGGTAAAACggacagcagtgacagcagtggCACCAGTGGCACCAGTGACACCAGTGACTCCAGTGGCACCAGTGACAccaggcaccagcagcaccagtggCACCGGTGGCACCAGTGACTCCAGTGGCACCagtggcaccagcagcaccagtgacaccagcagcaccagtgaCACCagtggcaccagcagcaccagtgaTACTGGTAGCACCAGTGACGCCAGTGGCACCAGTGACTCCAGTGACACCagtggcaccagcagcaccagtgaCACCGGTGGCACCAGTGACTCCAGTGGCACCagtggcaccagcagcaccagtgaTACCGGTGGCACCAGTGACGCCAGTGGCACCAGTGACTCCAGTGGCACCAGTGGCACTAGCAGCACCAGTGACACCGGTGGCACCAGTGACTCCagtggcaccagcagcaccagtggCCCAGCGCAGCCAGCACATGCCTGGCACAGCGGGACCCCAGGGACCCCAGGGACCCCAGGGACACCAGCGGTcgcagcaccaccagcacacTCCAGTACAAACCAGTGACCCCAGTGACACCGTGGGCCTCAGGGCTGCCTGCTGTCCCCGCTGTCCCGCTGTCCCCACGCCCCCAGCACCGTTCCAAacccccgccgcagccccgcggtGCCCGCAGcgctcctgccccagcacctcgGGGTGCCGGTGCCGCACGGGGCCCTGCGGGCACACCGCTCCCTgccgcccggcccccccccagtgccggggctctccctgtccccagcctcctcctgcggGTCCCCGGCGGCTCGGGGCTGTCCcctcggggccgggggccgcggtGGGCCGGTGGCCCAGGGCGTCGGTTGCCGCTGCGGCCGGGGACCCTTGTTTTGGGGGGGTGAGGGCTGGGGCGCGTGGGTCCCCGTGCCCGCAGAGGGCCGCAGCTCGGCCCCCCCCGCAGGGGCCCCCGGCGGCGCCCCCTTTGCTCGCATCAGAGAAGGGACCAGGACGCGCCCGGCGTCCGGGGGCTGCGGGACCgggcccccccctccccatgccGCCAGCAGCggcagctgagagctggggggggggggggggggcagcagtgATGGGCACCTCCgtgtgcggggctgggggcggcacGGGGCGCTGCGGGACGCGGGGCGCCGCGGGACACGGGGCGGTGCGGCGacacggcgggggggggctcaTCCCCGCCCCCCGGGggcgccccccccgcccggccgcaGCTGCCGCTGCCgaattttttccctctctgggGCTTTGGGGCTCGGAGGCCGCGGTGACCAAATAAGGGCAGCGGcgccgggcggccccgcgcgTGGGGAGGCCGCTCCcggggggccgggccccgggggggctccgcgTCACGCGCCGCGTCCGCCCGCACGGGCCCCGCCGCACCGGGCGCACCCACGTCCCGGCGTGGGATTCTGCCCTGCACCCACgtcccggcccccccgggggaTTCTGCCCTGCACCCGTGTTACGCGTGGGGCCCCGCGCTGCTCCCGTGTTACCGCGTGGGACCTTGCCCTGTGCCCACGTCACGCAGCGGGACCCCGCACCGCCCCCACGCCGCGGTGTGGGCCCCGCGCTCTGCCCACGTTACCGCGTGGCACCCGCGAGCCCACGGCCTGCCGAGTGACCCACGCCCCGCACCCACGCCCTGGTGCTCCCGAACCGCCGGGGGGAGGCCCGGCATCGCCGCGCCCCCGCGCTctgccccgggccgggcccccccggcGGCAGTGACCCCGTCCCGGGCGGCCACCGGGAGGCCCCCGTGCACCGGTaacggccccgccgccggtagcggccccgcgccccctccaCCGCCCCCTCCGGGCCGGGCGCAGGGCGCGGGGCTGGCGCGGCGCCCGGTCCCGCCCGGTCCCGCCCGGTCCCTCCCCGCCctcccggcggcggcggaggcggggccgggccgggcgcaGGATCTGtccgggcggcgcggggccgggcagggcgcAGCATGGGGGCCCCGGGGCTGGACCGGCACCGGCTGGCGCTGCTGGCGGCCAAGGAGGACGTGGGCAACCCGCGGGCGGCCACCAACTGGTGagggcaccgggcaccgggcaccgcgCTTCGGCACCGGGCACGGGCGGGGGCCGCGACGTGCGGGGCAGCGGGCGGGGGGGACCCACGCGGGGCCGGGGAACCCGGGCAccggagccgggccgggggggcccggggcgCACGTGGACCCACGCACCGGGGCCGGCCGAGCGTGGCCCCGGGGAACGGGGACGGCGGGACGGTGCCGAGACGGtgccgcggccccggggctgggcccCGCCCGGCGCTGAGCCCGCGGACCCGGGCAGGGAAccgggcggcccggcccggcccgtcGGGCTGGGAGCGGCTCCGGGGCGCGGGGCCCGCCGGGGCTGAACGGCCCCGGGACGCGCcagggccggggggagcggcCGCGCCCCCGCACCGGTGCCCGCCCGGGGGtgcccgcagcgccccgccCGGCTCTGCCATCCCCCCCGGCCGCACCGCGTGGGGACCGCGgctcctgcccggccccgcccgggCGTGGGAGCCCCGCGCCCCTCCCGTTGCCGGCGGGGCGGCGGAGCCTGTCCCGGGACCGGTGCCGCTCCTCCCGCGGGAGCTGGGCCGCGAGCCGGCGCCCTCCCGACACCGCGCGGCCGCGGTCGGGGCCGGCTGTCGCGGCGGGTCCCccgggctggcggcggcggggcggggggggcgggggggccgggggcggggccg
Proteins encoded in this region:
- the LOC118260594 gene encoding rho-related BTB domain-containing protein 2-like: MDLDVDYERPNVETIKCVVVGDNAVGKTRLICARACNATLSQYQLLATHVPTVWAIDQYRVCQEVLERSRDVVDEVSVSLRLWDTFGDHHKDRRFAYGRSDVVVLCFSLANPNSLRHVKTMWYPEIKHFCPRTPIILVGCQLDLRYADLEAVNRARRPLAKPIKPTDILPPERGHEVAKELGVPYYETSVVAQFGIKDVFDNAIRAALISRRHLQFWKSHLKKMQRPLLQAPFLPPKPPPPVIHIPDPPASCGWGPAALFCTPLCADVVFQLQGGQQVFAHRVYLATSCSKFYDLFTLEGPRGAAKEPAARARSLDGERGALGEGARAPLRTSQSDDALRPAAGDGAVPGARDLSAWGRGFVSMRWELVADPVAGREKRMTVVCMDRLVQAEPFRAVLEYLYTGRLDQARGDLMQVATIAELLEVFDLRMMVANVLNKESFMNQEITKAFHVRRANRIKECLGKGVFADVVFRVDDGTVPAHKPLLIAGCDWMMAMFRGAFRESYAAEVSLPGTNCACLRAVLDFLYTGVFTPTPDLDAMELLILTNRLCLPRLQALTEQYAVDELLRAFMQQVEIDEQVIIYLEMTQFHNARQLAAWCLHYICTNYNSVCRRFPREMKFMSPENQAHFERHRWPPVWYLKEEDLYLRSKKEREREEQLQRKQHTRSKWCFWRPSPHVS